Proteins encoded together in one Parus major isolate Abel chromosome 25LG2, Parus_major1.1, whole genome shotgun sequence window:
- the LOC107214708 gene encoding scale keratin-like — translation MTFLQGQCDDDCYSSCNYGSLYGYRGYDCGSPCGYRGYGGLYGSRGLYGFGDRYGYGSLYGYRGIFGSGDCYGSGGLYGGYRGSYGSGDCYGYPGFYSSRYGYPFGSRYGQRFGYGGCYSL, via the coding sequence ATGACTTTCCTCCAAGGCCAGTGCGACGACGACTGCTACTCCTCCTGCAACTACGGGAGCCTCTACGGCTACCGGGGCTACGACTGCGGCAGCCCCTGTGGCTACCGGGGCTACGGGGGCCTCTACGGCTCCCGCGGCCTCTACGGCTTCGGGGACCGCTACGGCTACGGCAGCTTGTACGGCTACCGGGGCATCTTCGGCTCCGGGGACTGCTACGGCTCCGGGGGGCTCTATGGGGGCTATAGGGGTTCCTACGGCTCTGGGGACTGCTATGGATACCCCGGGTTTTACTCCAGCCGCTACGGGTACCCCTTCGGCTCCCGCTACGGCCAAAGGTTCGGCTACGGGGGCTGCTACAGCTTGTAA
- the LOC107214707 gene encoding feather keratin 4-like has translation MASTQLSCATPCEPKCPQPLASSTNEPCVVTCGDSRVIIYPPPVVVTFPGPILTTYPQQTVVGASEPSEVALGESPAALPAEVTARLEAAGDKVAAPVLARPEPRCAPKYSYTYSSQWTHPCNSYRSGKRWTY, from the coding sequence ATGGCTTCCACCCAGCTGTCCTGTGCCACCCCCTGCGAGCCCAAGTGTCCCCAGCCTCTGGCCAGCAGCACCAACGAGCCCTGCGTGGTGACCTGTGGCGACTCGCGGGTCATCATCTACCCCCCGCCCGTGGTGGTCACCTTCCCGGGGCCCATCCTCACCACGTACCCGCAGCAAACCGTGGTGGGAGCCTCGGAGCCCTCGGAGGTGGCCCTGGGCGAGTCCCCGGCAGCTCTGCCCGCCGAGGTCACCGCCAGGCTGGAGGCGGCGGGGGACAAAGTGGCAGCGCCGGTGCTGGCCCGTCCCGAGCCGCGCTGCGCCCCCAAATATTCCTACACCTACTCCTCGCAATGGACACATCCCTGCAATTCCTACCGCTCCGGGAAGCGCTGGACGTACTGA